The sequence GGCCCTTAACCAGCACCGTTGGACCAGCAGCCCACAACCACACCATTAGCAGCTACGGGAGTCTCCCTGGCTGTACGAGCAGCGTTCGGCCACACCAGCGGCGGCTGTGGAGCCCTGGCAAATAGACCACAAGCAGAAACACCCGGGTTGACCAGGTGCTTTTAGCATACGGCTCGGCCTCACCACCAGCAGCTCCAGCACCCCCAGCAGCAAGAGCGCGCAGTGGAAACGGTGGTGGCTGGAGCTCAGTCCGGCAGCATCAGCAGAAGCCCCAGCAGGCCGGTGGAGGCGGCGGCACAGGCGTCAGACTCGAGCCGCACTCCCGGTCAGCCTGGTTCCATAAGGCAGCCTTCAATCTGCAGCTATCCGACTATAGCCGCTTCATTCCAGCAGCCTCTCTCTCGGTCCTCGTCTGGTTTATCGTCGGAAGCTTTATCTGCACCAACGCTGTGAGTCCTCCTGCAAATGTTGCACAGCTTCGTGGATACATCTCTCGCTGAGAAACCCAGCAATTCACCTGTGGTGCGTTAACCAGGACCATTCTGGTCTGATCTGTTTAGTCGCCACTCTCTCAAACCCCGCCCAATTGCCTCCTCTCCAGTCGTTTGGCGCAGGCCTCTCAGCACTGGAGAGCAGGTTCTATCGTACGACCTAGGAaaagagttaggccattcggcccgtcgagtctgctgctgccatttcctcatggctgtattattatctctctcaaccccattctcctgccttctccccgtaatctttgactccctaactaatcaagaacctatcaacctctgtttttaaatatacccaatgacaggacctccacaacagtctctggcaatgaattcaatagattcatcctcatctggctaaagaaattcctcctcacttctgttctgAGTGGACGGcactctattctggggctgtgccctctgatcctagactaccccacgatagaaaacatcctctccaggtctgcacttatctaggcctttcaatatttaatagatttCAATGTGATTTTAATTCCCCTTACCCTATTCTCCTAAACCAGCGAGTAAAGGCTAAGAGCCATCATACACTTCTCcgtatgttaaccatttcattcctggaatcattctcgtgaacctcctctgaatcttctccaatgtcagcatatcctttcttaaataaagaggccaaaactgctcacaatactacaagtgagacctcaccagtgcctgataaagcctcagcattacatccttgcttttatattctggtcctctcaaaattaatgcaaacattgcatttgccttcctcaccactgattcaacctgcaagttgacctttagggaatcctacacaaggactcccaagtccctttgcaacttggatctttaaatattttccccatttagaatatagtctaaacttttattccttctaccaaaatgcatgaccatacatctgACACTATTCCACCTGTCACTTCATTTTTCcattctaatctgtccaagaccttctgcttcctcaacactacctgtgcctccacccatcttcgtatcatttgcaaaccttggccacaaagccatcaattccatcatccaaatcattggcatacaacataaaaaagcaatcccaacactgacacccactgaacaccattggtcaccggcAGCCGActggaaaaggccccctttattcccacgctttgcctcccgccaatcagccaatgctcagtccatcctgtaataccatgggctatgTTGAAAAGAGCAGGAGAATTGTTTTACGGAAGGGTAGCAGAGATAAAGGGACTGAATGGTTCCCGTTTGTACTGTAATTTTCTCTGGTGTCACAGGCAgacagggtggtgaggaaggtgtctggcacgttggccttcatggGTCAGGGCatggagtacaggagttgggacgtcccgttacagctgtacaagacatcAGTGAGGCTGCACtcggtattgtgtgcagttctggtcacccagctataggaaggatgtcattaagctggagagggggcaggaaagattcaccaggatgttcccggcactggagggtttgagttacaaGAAGAGGCTGGACAGACTGGGACAGTTTTCCCCAGAATGAAGGagactgagggatgaccttatagaggttttaAAAGCACATGGGATGTAGAGAAGGTGTATGATCACAGTTTCTTACCCCCAGGGTAGAGGAGACTAAAACTTGAGGTTTGAAGTTCAAGGGGAGAGATCTAAAGGTCAACTTTTTCCACCCAGATGGTGGTGGggatatggaacgagctgccagagatgGGTACAATTACATAGTTTTAGTagacagggacatggataggaaaggttttgagggatatAGGTCAGGTACGGCCAAATGGGACCTCAGGCGGGTATTGACAGGATGGGCTGTGTAAGTCTTGGGAAATCGGTGTTTCTCAGGGAAGATttccctatttatttattcaggaaTACAGCTTGGAagaggtccttccagcccaaagagCCACTCTGCCCAATAACCTACCTATTTAACCATAGCctgatcacagggcaatttacaatggctaattaacctactaaccagtacgtcttttgactctgggaggacaccagagcacagagacaaaatcaagtttaatatcactggcatatgttacgaaatttgttgctttgcggctGATATATATTATATAGTTTCTGAAGTTtataaagtttgtgaaccctttgtagttacctggttttctgcattaattactcataaaatgtggtctgatcttcactataatagacaaacataatctgcctaaactaataacacacaaacaattgtacttttcgtgtctttattgaacatattgttaaatcattcacagtccaggctggaaaaagtatgtgaacccgtGTATTTAATAActagtagaacctcctttagcagcaataacctccacctaacgtttcctgtagctgttgatcagacttgcacagtggcaaggaggaattttagaccattcctccatacaaaactgtttcagttcatcaatatttcttccatgaacagccctcttcaggtcatgtcacagcatctcaattgggttaaggtctggactctgacttggccattccaaaacacgaaatgtcttctttttaagccattctgttgttgattgactcttgtgttttggatcattgtcttgttgcatcatgcaacttctattaagcttcaggtgacggtcTGCTACATTGACATCCTCCTGTAAAACGTCTTGATACAATTTGAATTCAtcgttccctcaatgattgcaagctgtccacaCCCCACACCTTTAATTTTATCTCATTgattgactccaaatagctttggtagaaggcattaccccagaggttcacaaacTAAACTGTGATCGTTTAAATGGTGCAttcagtattgacgagaagaTGTTTGTGTgttgtacacacaaaatgctggagaaactcagcaggccaggcagcatctaggaaaagagtacagtcaatgtttcaggccaaaacccttcagctggactggagaagaaaagctgaggagtagatttaaaagatgggggggggggtgtgcggagagagagaaacacaaggtgataggtgaaacctggagggggagggatgaagtaaagagctgggaagtttgtgaaagagacagaaggccatggaagaaagagaagagggagCAGCACCAGACAGAGGTGATGGGAGGGCGAGGgtataaagtgagagagggaaatggggaatggtgaaggggggtgccATTactagaaatttgagaaatcgatgttcatgccatcaggttggagtctacccagatggaatacaaggtgttgttcctccagcctaagtgtgacctcatcatgatagtggaggaggccgtggatagacatattggaatgggaatgggacatggaattaaaaagggagatcccgctttttgtgGTAGATGGAGTGCAGGTGCTTGGCGCAGCGGTCTTCCGATCTCTGTGTAGATGCTTGGCATGCCGGGACGTCTCCAGACTGTGAACCCTGCTGTCGACCTCAATGGCTCTAACGATCCAGAGCAGCTTCTAAACCCAGACTCCACCGCCATCCAACGACCTCAGACATCTCCAAAGTGCCGATTGTGCAACCTCCAACACCGACTCCAGACTTGacctccaggccgggtcttcaagCGCTGCCACTGGAACCCCCGTCTCCgcttcctccaccatcactccGCAATCCCGCCTCTGTCAGGTCCCACCGCCGGCTCCTGGGTCCTCGGaaactccatcttcctctcacctcaCCATCCCTAAGCACCCCATACCATCCTTCTCCTCAGACACAAAcaaccctcttcccccccccaactgatcccagctctcatccatgatcCCCTCTGACCATTTGCTCTCTGAGGTAGAACGTTCTGtcttcagtaagggcctcacctttgtgagctcagtgaagttacccacgctggttcaggagccttggGAGGGGACATACTGAGGAAGTATTGTGCTGTGGGAAGGACTGTACTGAGGGACGAAGATTGGATCCCACGGATTTTGGGGGGGAGGGTGTTGGGATTGATGTAATGGGAGTGGGGAATTCTGATTTTCCCTCTCCGAATAACCAATATCCCGCTCCCCTGCCCGCAGGTCACCAGGGATGGAGGGAGCACCGGCCAGGAGCTCGGACGAAGGGCACCCGGAGCCCAGTGAGGAGCGGGCCTACCGCTGCGCCGACTGCGGCAAGGCCTTCCACCGGCCGTCCTCCCTGGAGATCCACCGGCGCAGCCACACGGGCGAGCGGCCCTTCGCCTGTCCCGAGTGCGGCCGAGCCTTCAGCCAGTTGTCCAACCTGCGGACCCATCGGCGGATCCACAGCGGCGGGGCAAAGGTGGTCCTTCCTGAACTGCCTCCCCTCCCGGGCCCTGACACCAGCCCAGAGGGGGCTGAGGTGGAGGTGGAACTGGAAGGGGATGGGGAGCCCCTCCGGCCCTTCcgttgcctggcctgcagcaAGGCCTTCGCCAGCCGCTCCCACCTGCGGGCTCACGAGAGGGCCCACACGGGCGAGCGGCCCTTCGGGTGCCCGGCCTGCGGCAAGGCCTTTGCCTGCTCGTCCCGCCTGCTGAAGCACCAGCGCAGCCATACCGGCGAGCGGCCCTTCGCCTGCCCATCCTGCCCCAAGCGCTTCTCCTGCCCCTCGTACCTGCAGGTGCACCGACGCGTCCACACCGGCGAGCGGCCCTTCGCCTGCCCTTCCTGCCCCAGGCGCTTCGCCTGCTCGTCCAACCTGCTCACCCACAGCCGCGTCCACCGCGCTGAGCTGCACGGGCCCTTCGTCTGCTCGCAGTGCAGCCGCGGCTTCAAGTACATGCGCAAGCTGGAGGCGCACCGGGCCACGCACGGCGCCGGGCGCCCCTTCACCTGCCCGGAATGCGCCAAGCAGTTCGACTACCCGTCGCAGCTGGAGACACACCGGAGGGTGCACACCGGCGAGCGGCCCTTCGCCTGCCCCTACTGCACCCGCCGTTTCAGCCGTTCCTACCACCTGCACATCCACCAGCGGGTGCACACCGGCGAGCGGCCCTACAAGTGCTCGCATTGTGCCAAGGCCTTCACCTGCTCTTCCTCCTTGCTCAAGCACCAGGCCACACACTCCTGCACCTGAAAATGGCCCCGAAACGGTTGCCATCCTCGTCTGGTGGAGTCCATTGTCTGGTATCCCTCTGATACAAGTGACTGAAGTGAAGAGGCTTCACCATGATCTCTATCTCTCCCCGtccccttttctccccctccctttttctccccctcccattctctctccctcccatacTCTTGCACCCTGCTCCCTCCCTTTTtgctcccactccctccccgttctcctcctccccctccatttctgcctctccctcccccttcccctcccctccccttctgcctctccctcccctcctttctttctcttttaccctctttctatttctttctctttctccacaaagtaaatttataatccaaTTACATATACAGTACGCACCATGCACTACCCTGAGAtcactttcttgcagacatttacaagaaCAAAAATCAATACTATGACAtttatagaaaaaaaatctacaaaCAGACCAAGACTGACATGACCAATATggaaaagacaaactgtacaaataaaaaataattctgagaacaagagttgtaaggagtccttgaaagtgagttggtGAGTCAGTAAGGAGAtgcagttcagagttgaggtgagtgaaattaacagtgccagttcaggagcctgatggggaTGGTTCCTGGGacttgtggtgtgggacctaaggcccctgtaccttTATTCTGATGGAGAAGAGTACtgtgggggtccttaattatggatgaTGCTTCCTTGTgccagcactccttgtaaatgcgctcagtgttggggagggcttttcctgtgatggattgggctgcacCCATTAACTTTTGTGGCTTTTTTCCATTGCTGAACATTGGTGTTCTCATTCGGGGCTGTAAAGCTGTCTCTCTTTTTCtgtgtcatcgggggagtcgGGATATCTGTGGATGTGTGCCTAGAGACCCGAGACCTTTGAGATCTtctggcacagagctcgaaaaaagcgacgtaacggacttttaacatcgtaaaccagcgagttgtttgttatgtctccctgctcgctggAAAAACAGAGacaccttctcccttattagggagagagagcctgtggtatgtcgtgtaccgggtgaaacgcgaagtctttggggtaactgcaagtctgtgtctttgctcacGCTTGTGTACTCGCTGGCGGGTGCCGAtactttttttttgccggtgggggaggagggattgttacttgctgccgcttacgtgcgggagggaggggagcttggggggggggagtttggggttctaacatttaactgtcattaattttttggggcacttctctgttttcgtggatggttgcgaagaaaaagcatttcagttgTATTTTGaatacatttctccgacattaagTTCGACCTTTTATTTCCCTATTCTGCTCGAGTAATTTCGCCGCTGCAGAACAAAAGCGAGAGGGTTGGAGGGATTCTGTGGGTGGGACCTCTCCAGGGTGCTGGGACATAAGCGCCTGAATTTAGGAAGAGCTTGGACAGGCTACAAATTCATTCCTTGGACGGATCCAGCAATTCACAGCGGCTGCATAGCGgttatatatttacttatttattgagaaacaacGTGGAGTAGGTCCGTCCAGCTGTGCTACCCAGAaaactgatttaaccctagcctaattatgggacaatttgcaatgaaccAACTAACCAGTAtcactttggactgtgggcggaaaccggagcacctggaggaaacccatgcatccttggggagagcgtgcaaacgccctcacagtcagcagagggaac is a genomic window of Mobula hypostoma chromosome 28, sMobHyp1.1, whole genome shotgun sequence containing:
- the LOC134339169 gene encoding gastrula zinc finger protein xLCGF3.1-like, whose translation is MEGAPARSSDEGHPEPSEERAYRCADCGKAFHRPSSLEIHRRSHTGERPFACPECGRAFSQLSNLRTHRRIHSGGAKVVLPELPPLPGPDTSPEGAEVEVELEGDGEPLRPFRCLACSKAFASRSHLRAHERAHTGERPFGCPACGKAFACSSRLLKHQRSHTGERPFACPSCPKRFSCPSYLQVHRRVHTGERPFACPSCPRRFACSSNLLTHSRVHRAELHGPFVCSQCSRGFKYMRKLEAHRATHGAGRPFTCPECAKQFDYPSQLETHRRVHTGERPFACPYCTRRFSRSYHLHIHQRVHTGERPYKCSHCAKAFTCSSSLLKHQATHSCT